The region GTGGCCCAGACCGGCACCGGCAAGACGGCCGCATTCGCCTTGCCGCTGCTGCATTACCTGGAGAAAAACACAGCAGGGGCACCGAGAAAGGCCCAGCACCGCCAGCCCCGGGCGCTGATCCTGGCGCCGACGCGCGAGCTGGCCAGCCAGATCGGCGACAGCCTGCGCAGTTATGGCCGCCATCTCTCCTTGCGCACCACCACGGTCTTCGGCGGCACCTCCATCCGGCCTCAA is a window of Alphaproteobacteria bacterium DNA encoding:
- a CDS encoding DEAD/DEAH box helicase, giving the protein MTDFSGLALAQPILRAIRDEGYTTPTPIQQKSIPALLAGRDLLGVAQTGTGKTAAFALPLLHYLEKNTAGAPRKAQHRQPRALILAPTRELASQIGDSLRSYGRHLSLRTTTVFGGTSIRPQ